In Planctomycetaceae bacterium, a single genomic region encodes these proteins:
- a CDS encoding uroporphyrinogen decarboxylase family protein has protein sequence MTSLQRMKAAIAGQPFDRYPFINPYPDFSLMPYWPQMLGLTWLHVQFGSDAQRLACFRAMHEQVGLDWLMAGCGPCGQDSRYSIRVDDGVPVLIELASGVETPFPEFWKDEPVTQQRYHSAAEVEAEPAPQSVDELLAAGSFDFTRLLAKELGDSVFLFGNVGGAFSNVYRALTFEGVYEALIENPSLVHALAERATAGTIAWIKAFGRCGMHAVRINEYPCGAELLGDEHFRTFVLPYLKRMVDAIHDAGMIAVQEYLGWVGPRLPHLAALGIDCLQTESSMKNYRNDIGEIRSAVGEGVCLFSNSQILQVIEQGSEELWRADAAEQARGIGKQRRFAICAGSPTTWATTPQRLKRYGEVVGETLAKIAPPLG, from the coding sequence ATGACATCGCTGCAGCGCATGAAAGCCGCCATCGCCGGCCAGCCGTTCGACCGCTACCCGTTTATCAACCCGTACCCGGACTTTTCGCTCATGCCGTATTGGCCGCAGATGCTTGGCCTGACGTGGTTGCACGTGCAGTTCGGCTCCGACGCCCAGCGCCTGGCGTGCTTCCGGGCCATGCACGAGCAGGTCGGCCTGGACTGGCTGATGGCCGGCTGCGGACCCTGCGGGCAGGACAGCCGCTACAGCATCCGCGTCGATGACGGCGTGCCGGTCCTGATCGAACTGGCCAGCGGCGTCGAGACGCCCTTCCCGGAGTTCTGGAAAGACGAGCCGGTCACCCAACAGCGATACCACAGCGCCGCCGAGGTCGAAGCCGAGCCGGCGCCGCAGTCGGTCGACGAACTGCTCGCCGCGGGCAGCTTTGACTTCACCCGCCTGCTCGCGAAGGAACTGGGCGACAGCGTCTTTCTCTTCGGCAACGTCGGCGGGGCCTTCAGCAACGTCTACCGCGCCCTGACGTTCGAGGGCGTGTACGAGGCGCTGATCGAGAACCCCTCGCTGGTGCATGCTCTGGCCGAGCGGGCCACGGCAGGGACGATCGCCTGGATCAAAGCCTTTGGCCGTTGCGGCATGCATGCCGTTCGCATCAATGAATACCCCTGCGGGGCCGAGCTGCTGGGCGACGAGCACTTCCGCACGTTCGTTCTGCCGTACCTCAAGCGGATGGTCGACGCCATCCACGACGCGGGGATGATCGCGGTGCAGGAGTACCTCGGCTGGGTCGGCCCGCGCCTGCCGCACCTGGCCGCTCTGGGGATCGACTGCCTGCAGACTGAGTCGTCGATGAAGAACTACCGCAACGACATCGGCGAGATCCGCAGCGCCGTCGGGGAGGGCGTCTGCCTGTTCAGCAACAGCCAGATCCTCCAGGTGATCGAGCAGGGCAGCGAAGAGCTCTGGCGCGCCGACGCGGCCGAGCAGGCCCGCGGGATCGGCAAACAACGCCGCTTCGCCATCTGCGCCGGAAGCCCGACAACCTGGGCTACCACCCCCCAGCGCCTCAAACGCTACGGCGAAGTCGTAGGCGAAACCCTGGCCAAAATCGCCCCGCCCCTGGGCTGA
- a CDS encoding alpha-L-fucosidase has product MIFNRVLVLCLAAAILTGCQSETISSGSTRCPDRLARDERMEWFRDARYGMFVHYGPFSQWYDWYVSKTLPNKAPEGATPEQRKRWYVAGLTPQRDFARHLARTAKAAGMKYIVFTTKHHEGFVLWDTKLTEFNSMNMGPGFDMVAEYVKACREEGLKIGFYYSLWDFNHPDGIASKHDDASRRRFLDYTQGLLRELMTNYGKIDILWYDGPSPLGYGGEWEAQKMNAMVRRLQPGIIINDRSLTAEDFTCSEGHISATLHPDSDWEACMPFHHKLWTWYPADYKNYYTPRDIVDMFRQIVAGTGNLLMNVGPNPATGHIGNVELERLAVVGKWLEAHGEAIYGHVDRPEALGFITNDAGGFWTRKGNTAYLWLPKWPGGGKIVLENVHGKLLSASIVTNGAKLGIDRAPQADTETVKNASRVTLTGLPKKCPDAVCNYAILKIQFETYPR; this is encoded by the coding sequence ATGATTTTCAATCGAGTACTGGTTCTGTGTCTTGCGGCCGCAATCTTGACCGGCTGCCAGAGCGAGACGATCTCTTCCGGCAGCACCCGCTGCCCCGACCGCCTCGCCCGCGACGAGCGGATGGAGTGGTTCCGCGACGCGAGGTACGGCATGTTCGTACACTACGGGCCCTTCTCGCAGTGGTACGACTGGTACGTCTCGAAAACGCTGCCGAACAAGGCCCCTGAGGGCGCCACGCCCGAGCAGCGAAAGCGCTGGTACGTCGCCGGCCTGACGCCGCAGCGCGACTTCGCCCGCCACCTCGCCCGGACGGCCAAGGCGGCCGGCATGAAGTACATCGTCTTCACCACCAAGCACCACGAAGGCTTTGTGCTGTGGGACACCAAGCTGACGGAGTTCAACTCGATGAACATGGGGCCGGGCTTCGACATGGTGGCCGAGTACGTCAAGGCCTGCCGCGAGGAAGGGCTCAAGATCGGGTTCTACTACTCGCTGTGGGACTTCAACCACCCCGACGGCATTGCCAGCAAGCATGACGACGCCTCGCGCCGGCGGTTCCTGGATTACACGCAGGGCCTGCTGCGCGAGCTGATGACCAACTACGGCAAGATCGACATCCTCTGGTACGACGGCCCGAGCCCGCTGGGATACGGCGGCGAGTGGGAAGCCCAGAAGATGAACGCGATGGTCCGCCGCCTGCAACCGGGGATCATCATCAACGACCGCTCCCTGACGGCAGAAGACTTCACCTGCTCCGAAGGGCACATCAGCGCCACGCTGCACCCCGATAGCGACTGGGAAGCGTGCATGCCCTTCCACCACAAGCTCTGGACCTGGTACCCCGCCGACTACAAGAACTACTACACCCCACGCGACATCGTCGACATGTTCCGCCAGATCGTCGCCGGCACGGGCAACCTGCTGATGAATGTCGGACCCAACCCCGCCACCGGTCACATCGGCAACGTCGAACTGGAGCGGTTAGCCGTGGTGGGCAAATGGCTCGAGGCGCACGGCGAGGCGATCTACGGCCACGTGGACCGCCCCGAGGCGCTGGGCTTCATCACCAACGACGCCGGCGGGTTCTGGACGCGCAAGGGCAACACTGCGTACCTGTGGCTGCCCAAGTGGCCCGGCGGCGGCAAAATCGTGCTGGAGAACGTGCATGGCAAGCTGCTCAGCGCGAGCATCGTCACCAACGGCGCCAAGCTGGGCATCGATCGCGCGCCCCAGGCGGACACCGAGACCGTCAAGAACGCCTCGCGCGTCACGCTGACGGGCCTGCCCAAAAAATGCCCCGACGCTGTGTGCAACTACGCGATCCTCAAGATCCAGTTCGAGACGTACCCGCGATAG
- a CDS encoding glycoside hydrolase family 95-like protein yields MNAADHTGEKIVSAHKAVFAQPPENTPCNAAVDGPLLGNGDTLAALGGSAEGLRFHINKNDLWVMKLPHESKPQPLAVLELSLPDMAGASYQVEQAMLTAVTSGRFEKGPRTLLMEAYVCAVENLLVVKLEARGGAIAATMRLDTPANVLSGETANLFDKDQVQVAQRVFDKDVIVTAGAACAVKNPGPDGSFVLEPGKPVTIAAAVCSIFDEKDYCAAAIHQALSVDDSRLAELRQSHEQWWRAFWDESFVEIPDKALEQRYYLSNYVLASASRVKDFPPGLFGWVTNDDPMWAGDYHTNYNHVATFYGLYAANHIAQADPCHQPFLDGLDFYRRWCREELGVEGVYQPVGIGPKGSVAYLIALMQKSNSAYSCVPMAFRWYATYDLDFARQVWPFVSGTALFWENWLKFENGRYVIYQDAVHEGSGDDINPIVSLGFVRMVMDLALDISRELGVDAPRRAKWQHIRDHISDYPACTVRDLPEKFWPRHLPHDEGTLSLPIFRYTEKGTPWWADNTVGLQHIYPAGGIGLDSPPELLDRSRNQITVMARWDDFNGKNSIYAAAARVGYDPHVILDEMRNMLADIGLPNGMIRGNPHGMENQSIVPNAIQEMLLQSHDGVLRFFPCWPGEMDGRFGSLRARGAFLVWARLAGGQVRDVKILSEKGRDCTVVNPWPGKPVALHRNGKAAETFRADRFAFKTSRGEHLALAPQAGHTPLSH; encoded by the coding sequence GTGAACGCAGCCGACCACACGGGCGAGAAGATCGTCTCCGCTCACAAGGCCGTCTTCGCGCAGCCGCCCGAGAACACGCCCTGCAACGCGGCTGTCGACGGCCCGCTGCTGGGCAACGGCGACACGCTGGCAGCCCTGGGCGGCAGCGCCGAGGGCCTGCGGTTTCACATCAACAAGAACGACCTGTGGGTCATGAAGCTCCCGCACGAGTCCAAACCCCAGCCCCTGGCGGTGCTGGAGCTGTCCTTGCCCGACATGGCCGGCGCCTCGTACCAAGTCGAGCAGGCGATGCTGACGGCTGTGACGAGCGGGCGGTTCGAGAAAGGCCCGCGCACGCTGCTGATGGAGGCGTATGTTTGCGCCGTTGAAAATCTGCTGGTCGTCAAACTCGAGGCCCGCGGCGGCGCGATAGCGGCCACGATGCGTCTGGATACGCCGGCGAATGTTCTCTCGGGCGAAACGGCCAATCTCTTCGACAAGGATCAAGTGCAGGTCGCCCAGCGCGTCTTTGACAAGGATGTGATCGTTACAGCCGGGGCGGCCTGCGCTGTCAAGAACCCCGGCCCGGACGGCTCGTTCGTGCTTGAGCCGGGCAAGCCCGTCACGATTGCGGCGGCCGTGTGCAGCATTTTTGATGAGAAGGATTACTGCGCGGCCGCAATACATCAGGCGCTAAGCGTTGATGATTCTCGCCTGGCTGAGCTGCGCCAGTCGCACGAGCAATGGTGGCGGGCGTTCTGGGACGAGTCGTTCGTCGAGATCCCCGACAAGGCGCTCGAGCAGCGGTACTATCTGTCGAACTACGTGCTGGCCAGCGCCAGCCGCGTGAAGGACTTTCCGCCGGGGCTCTTCGGATGGGTGACCAACGACGATCCGATGTGGGCGGGCGACTACCACACCAACTACAACCACGTCGCCACGTTCTACGGGCTCTATGCGGCCAACCACATCGCCCAGGCCGACCCGTGCCACCAACCGTTCCTGGACGGGCTGGACTTCTATCGCCGCTGGTGCCGCGAGGAACTCGGCGTCGAGGGCGTGTACCAGCCGGTAGGCATCGGCCCCAAGGGCTCGGTGGCGTACCTGATCGCCCTGATGCAAAAGAGCAACAGCGCTTACTCCTGCGTGCCGATGGCCTTTCGCTGGTACGCCACGTACGACTTGGACTTCGCCCGCCAGGTCTGGCCCTTCGTGTCGGGGACAGCCCTGTTCTGGGAGAACTGGCTCAAGTTCGAGAACGGGCGTTACGTTATCTACCAGGACGCCGTCCACGAAGGCTCGGGCGACGACATCAACCCCATCGTCTCGCTGGGCTTCGTGCGGATGGTGATGGACCTGGCGCTGGACATCAGCCGCGAATTGGGCGTCGACGCACCCCGCCGGGCGAAGTGGCAGCACATCCGCGATCACATCAGCGACTACCCCGCCTGCACAGTGCGAGACCTGCCCGAAAAGTTCTGGCCGCGGCATCTGCCCCATGACGAGGGCACCCTGAGCCTGCCGATCTTCCGCTATACCGAGAAGGGCACGCCCTGGTGGGCCGACAACACCGTCGGCCTTCAGCACATCTATCCCGCCGGCGGGATCGGTCTCGACAGCCCGCCCGAGCTGCTCGATCGCTCGCGAAATCAGATCACCGTGATGGCGCGATGGGACGACTTCAACGGCAAGAACAGCATCTATGCAGCCGCCGCCCGCGTCGGCTACGACCCGCACGTCATCCTGGACGAGATGCGGAACATGCTGGCGGATATCGGCCTGCCCAACGGGATGATCCGCGGCAACCCGCACGGAATGGAAAACCAGAGCATCGTCCCCAACGCGATCCAGGAAATGCTGCTGCAGAGCCATGACGGCGTGCTGCGGTTCTTCCCGTGCTGGCCGGGCGAAATGGACGGGCGTTTCGGCTCGCTCCGCGCCCGCGGGGCGTTTCTCGTCTGGGCGCGCCTGGCGGGCGGGCAAGTCCGCGACGTCAAGATCCTCAGCGAAAAGGGCCGCGACTGCACGGTCGTGAATCCCTGGCCGGGCAAGCCCGTCGCATTGCACCGCAACGGCAAGGCGGCCGAAACTTTCCGGGCCGACCGCTTTGCATTCAAAACCTCCCGCGGTGAGCACCTGGCGCTGGCGCCACAGGCGGGACATACGCCATTATCTCATTGA
- a CDS encoding alpha-L-fucosidase: MNRVRTLIMLLACAVLMGCGAISSKTPDSLAHDERMEWFREARYGMFVHYGPFSQWYDRNMAKTQSAQPPADATPEQKRRWSVERLTPPRTFARHWARTAKAAGMKYVVFTTKHHEGFVLWDTKLSDYNAMRMGPGFDMVAEFADACRSEGLKVGFYYSLLDGDHPDGRRCENDPAARRRFLDYTQGLLRELMTNYGRVDLLWYDGPTPLGYAGEWQSQEMNAMVRRLQPGIIINDRSLMAEDFTCFEGSIGGTMTPDQDWESCMQFNWTSESSYPTWTWFPTPPQNYRSGRDIIDMLQRCTAGTGNLLLNVGPNPATGQIGPVEQERMALVGEWLKTHGEAVFGRADRIEKLAKVTNDADGKWTRKGNVAYLWLPKWPSGGKVVLDNVQSDLLAASVLTNGARLDIQAIPQVDAKAGLNVSRVTLSGLAQECPDLICDYAVLKLEFASYPR; the protein is encoded by the coding sequence ATGAACCGAGTACGAACGTTGATCATGCTGCTGGCCTGTGCGGTTCTGATGGGCTGCGGCGCCATTTCTTCAAAAACCCCCGACAGCCTCGCCCACGACGAGCGGATGGAGTGGTTCCGCGAAGCTCGCTACGGCATGTTCGTCCACTACGGGCCCTTCTCGCAGTGGTATGACCGCAACATGGCCAAGACGCAGTCGGCCCAGCCGCCGGCCGACGCCACGCCCGAGCAGAAGAGGCGGTGGTCGGTCGAGCGGCTCACGCCGCCGCGAACCTTCGCCCGCCACTGGGCCCGGACCGCCAAGGCCGCCGGGATGAAGTACGTCGTCTTCACTACCAAGCACCACGAGGGGTTCGTGCTTTGGGACACCAAGCTCAGCGACTACAACGCCATGCGGATGGGCCCGGGGTTCGACATGGTCGCCGAGTTCGCCGACGCCTGCCGCAGCGAGGGGCTCAAGGTCGGGTTCTACTATTCCCTGCTCGACGGGGATCATCCCGACGGCAGGCGATGCGAAAACGACCCTGCCGCCCGACGCCGGTTCCTGGACTACACCCAGGGCTTGCTGCGCGAGCTGATGACCAACTACGGCCGCGTCGACCTGCTCTGGTACGACGGCCCGACGCCGCTGGGATACGCCGGCGAATGGCAGTCGCAGGAAATGAACGCCATGGTCCGCCGCCTCCAGCCGGGAATCATCATCAATGACCGCTCATTGATGGCCGAGGATTTCACCTGCTTCGAGGGCTCGATCGGCGGAACGATGACTCCCGACCAGGACTGGGAATCGTGCATGCAGTTCAACTGGACCAGCGAGTCTTCGTACCCGACCTGGACGTGGTTCCCGACCCCCCCGCAGAACTATCGCTCCGGGCGCGACATCATCGATATGCTCCAGCGATGCACCGCCGGTACGGGCAACCTGCTGCTCAACGTCGGACCAAACCCCGCCACCGGTCAGATCGGTCCCGTTGAACAGGAGCGAATGGCTCTCGTCGGCGAGTGGCTCAAGACTCACGGCGAGGCGGTGTTCGGCCGCGCCGATCGCATCGAGAAACTAGCGAAGGTAACCAACGACGCCGACGGAAAGTGGACGCGCAAGGGCAACGTCGCTTACCTCTGGCTGCCCAAGTGGCCCTCCGGCGGCAAGGTCGTGCTGGACAACGTGCAGTCTGACCTGTTAGCCGCCAGCGTCCTGACTAACGGCGCCCGGCTGGACATCCAGGCGATTCCCCAAGTCGACGCCAAGGCCGGCCTGAACGTTTCGCGGGTGACGCTGTCGGGCCTGGCTCAAGAATGCCCCGACCTCATCTGCGACTACGCCGTCCTCAAGCTCGAGTTCGCCTCGTATCCGCGATAG